The Streptomyces sp. HUAS CB01 genome has a segment encoding these proteins:
- the rimI gene encoding ribosomal protein S18-alanine N-acetyltransferase produces MRWWDIAPVLDLEHELFPEDAWSPGMFWSELAHARGPQATRRYVVAQDPAEGRIVGYAGLAAAGGLGDVQTIAVARDQWGTGLGARLLTDLLQHATAFECDEVLLEVRVDNTRAQKLYERFGFEPIGFRRGYYQPGNIDALVMRLHVHDAQGTGNHG; encoded by the coding sequence ATGCGCTGGTGGGACATCGCGCCGGTGCTGGACCTCGAGCACGAGCTGTTCCCGGAGGACGCCTGGTCCCCGGGCATGTTCTGGTCCGAGCTGGCGCACGCGCGCGGTCCGCAGGCCACGCGCCGCTACGTGGTCGCCCAGGACCCGGCGGAGGGACGGATCGTCGGCTACGCGGGCCTCGCGGCCGCCGGCGGGCTCGGGGACGTCCAGACCATCGCCGTCGCGCGCGACCAGTGGGGCACGGGCCTCGGCGCCCGGCTCCTCACCGACCTGCTGCAGCACGCGACCGCGTTCGAGTGCGACGAGGTCCTGCTCGAAGTGCGGGTGGACAACACCCGGGCCCAGAAGCTGTACGAGCGCTTCGGCTTCGAGCCGATCGGCTTCCGCCGCGGCTACTACCAGCCCGGCAACATCGACGCCCTCGTGATGCGGCTGCACGTACACGACGCACAAGGAACCGGAAACCATGGCTGA
- the groES gene encoding co-chaperone GroES gives MTTTSSKVAIKPLEDRIVVQPLDAEQTTASGLVIPDTAKEKPQEGVVLAVGPGRFENGERLPLDVKTGDVVLYSKYGGTEVKYSGEEYLVLSARDVLAIVEK, from the coding sequence GTGACGACCACCAGCTCCAAGGTTGCCATCAAGCCGCTCGAGGACCGCATCGTGGTCCAGCCGCTCGACGCCGAGCAGACCACCGCCTCTGGCCTGGTCATTCCGGACACCGCCAAGGAGAAGCCCCAGGAGGGCGTCGTCCTGGCCGTCGGCCCGGGCCGCTTCGAGAACGGCGAGCGCCTGCCGCTCGACGTCAAGACCGGCGATGTCGTGCTCTACAGCAAGTACGGCGGCACCGAGGTGAAGTACAGCGGCGAGGAGTACCTCGTCCTCTCGGCCCGCGACGTGCTCGCGATCGTCGAGAAGTAA
- a CDS encoding hydroxyacid dehydrogenase encodes MHHATDNATAEADGSGGGPALLLAMGPGIAERLFTDAHRARLGSLARTDPYLVAHDLADPPPAVAAALTEAEVLLTCWGATPLDERVLDAAPRLRAVVHAAGSVKHHITQACWDRGVLVASAAAANALPVAEYTLAAILFANKRVLHSRHRYRELRAGHDWRRELDGAGNYGRTVGVVGASRIGRRVIELLRPFDLRVLLYDPYTDADEAARLGAEPVPLDDLCRRSDIVTVHAPEIPATRHMVDARRLSLMPDGATLINTARGSLVDTDALLPELLSGRLCAVLDVTEPEVPPADSPLYDLPNVLLTPHVAGSLGRELHRMADLALDEVERYVRGRPFTEPVVPAVLDRSA; translated from the coding sequence AGGCCGACGGCAGCGGCGGCGGACCGGCCCTGCTGCTCGCCATGGGGCCCGGTATCGCGGAACGCCTGTTCACCGACGCCCACCGGGCCCGTCTCGGCTCCCTGGCCCGGACCGACCCGTACCTCGTCGCCCACGACCTGGCCGATCCCCCGCCCGCCGTCGCGGCCGCACTCACCGAGGCGGAGGTGCTGCTCACCTGCTGGGGCGCGACACCTCTCGACGAGCGCGTCCTGGACGCGGCGCCGCGACTGCGGGCCGTCGTCCACGCGGCGGGTTCGGTGAAACACCACATCACGCAGGCGTGCTGGGACCGCGGCGTCCTCGTCGCCTCCGCCGCCGCGGCGAACGCGTTGCCCGTGGCCGAGTACACGCTCGCCGCGATCCTCTTCGCCAACAAGCGCGTACTGCACAGCCGTCATCGCTACCGGGAGCTGCGCGCGGGGCACGACTGGCGCCGGGAACTGGACGGCGCGGGCAACTACGGCCGTACGGTCGGCGTCGTCGGCGCGTCCCGGATCGGGCGGCGGGTGATCGAACTGCTGCGCCCCTTCGACCTGCGGGTGCTGCTGTACGACCCGTACACGGACGCCGACGAGGCCGCCCGGCTGGGGGCGGAGCCGGTGCCGCTGGACGACCTCTGTCGGCGCAGTGACATCGTCACCGTCCACGCCCCGGAGATCCCGGCCACCCGCCACATGGTCGACGCCCGCCGGCTGTCCCTGATGCCGGACGGCGCGACCTTGATCAACACCGCTCGGGGCTCTCTGGTCGACACGGACGCACTGCTCCCGGAACTGCTGTCCGGCCGCCTGTGCGCGGTGCTGGACGTCACCGAGCCCGAGGTGCCGCCCGCCGACTCGCCGCTCTACGACCTCCCGAACGTCCTGCTGACCCCGCACGTCGCGGGCTCCCTCGGCCGGGAGCTGCACCGGATGGCCGATCTGGCACTGGACGAGGTGGAGCGGTACGTGCGGGGCCGGCCCTTCACCGAGCCGGTCGTCCCCGCGGTGCTGGACCGCTCGGCGTAG
- a CDS encoding polysaccharide deacetylase family protein, whose protein sequence is MCVLLVMAVGSGCAAEPGQGGGAPKATGKTGASAAAPAHGQEPASPGRGERGDRKGGADGERPDGGAGSRKEEGREKGREDARKDSGEEGGERAKGERGEDRERAGEKAAAGPAEALAAYAKRMKKIQAARAAAARRWGLRQTPLPPPPPPDEKPRITTRKGFEVDRPKGLPPVFTTVPTKQKVVFLTIDDGAEKDPKLLRMMSELRIPYSAFLSDYVVRDDYGYFGRMQDRGVSLHNHTLTHPYLPALSYAKQKAEICGQQARIEKRFGKRPRLFRPPYGSYNRDTLRAAKSCGVKAVPLWAAEAFPDHMEWREWDRDLHPGDIILTHFRGKAEWKGSMPDMIRNVMKVVTAKGYAVARLEDYV, encoded by the coding sequence ATGTGCGTGCTGCTCGTCATGGCCGTCGGCTCGGGCTGTGCCGCCGAGCCCGGGCAGGGCGGCGGCGCGCCGAAGGCCACGGGGAAGACGGGCGCCTCCGCCGCCGCTCCCGCACACGGCCAGGAGCCGGCGTCGCCGGGACGGGGTGAGCGGGGGGACCGGAAGGGCGGAGCGGACGGCGAGCGGCCGGACGGGGGCGCCGGGTCCCGCAAGGAGGAGGGCCGGGAGAAGGGCCGCGAGGACGCCCGGAAGGACTCCGGCGAGGAGGGCGGCGAGCGGGCGAAGGGTGAGCGCGGCGAGGACCGGGAGCGGGCGGGCGAGAAGGCCGCCGCCGGACCGGCCGAGGCGCTCGCCGCGTACGCGAAGCGGATGAAGAAGATCCAGGCCGCCCGGGCGGCCGCGGCCAGGCGCTGGGGCCTTCGGCAGACCCCGCTGCCCCCGCCCCCGCCGCCCGACGAGAAGCCGAGGATCACCACGCGCAAGGGCTTCGAGGTCGACCGCCCCAAGGGCCTGCCGCCCGTCTTCACCACCGTGCCCACGAAGCAGAAGGTCGTCTTCCTGACGATCGACGACGGTGCGGAGAAGGACCCGAAGCTGCTGCGGATGATGAGCGAGCTGCGGATCCCGTACAGCGCCTTCCTCAGCGACTACGTCGTGAGGGACGACTACGGCTACTTCGGGAGGATGCAGGACCGCGGAGTCTCCCTGCACAACCACACGCTCACCCACCCGTATCTGCCGGCGCTGTCGTACGCGAAGCAGAAGGCGGAGATCTGCGGGCAGCAGGCCAGGATCGAGAAGCGGTTCGGCAAGCGGCCGCGCCTCTTCCGGCCGCCGTACGGCAGCTACAACCGGGACACGCTGCGCGCCGCCAAGTCGTGCGGTGTGAAGGCCGTGCCGCTGTGGGCGGCGGAGGCGTTCCCGGACCACATGGAGTGGCGCGAGTGGGACCGGGACCTGCACCCCGGCGACATCATCCTCACGCACTTCCGCGGCAAGGCGGAGTGGAAGGGCAGCATGCCGGACATGATCCGCAACGTGATGAAGGTCGTCACGGCGAAGGGCTACGCGGTGGCGAGGCTGGAGGACTACGTCTGA
- the tsaB gene encoding tRNA (adenosine(37)-N6)-threonylcarbamoyltransferase complex dimerization subunit type 1 TsaB, translating into MLLLAVDTATPAVTVALHDGDSVVAESTQVDARRHGELLLPSVDRVLASAGLKLDAVTGVVVGVGPGPYTGLRVGLVTAATFGSALGIPVHGLCTLDGLAYASGLEEPFVVATDARRKEVYWARYDGSRTRTGEPAVDRPAEIAEQVAGLPAVGAGAVLYPEVFTDARGPEHQSAAALAALAAERLAAGEELLPPRPLYLRRPDAQVPKNYKVVTPQ; encoded by the coding sequence GTGCTCTTGCTCGCCGTTGATACCGCCACGCCCGCCGTCACCGTCGCCCTCCACGACGGCGACTCCGTCGTCGCCGAGTCCACCCAGGTCGACGCCCGCCGGCACGGGGAGTTGCTGCTGCCCTCCGTCGACCGGGTCCTCGCCTCCGCCGGGCTGAAACTCGACGCGGTCACCGGAGTCGTCGTCGGCGTCGGGCCCGGCCCGTACACCGGACTGCGCGTGGGGCTGGTCACCGCCGCCACCTTCGGCTCGGCGCTCGGGATCCCGGTCCACGGACTGTGCACGCTGGACGGGCTCGCGTACGCCTCCGGGCTGGAGGAGCCGTTCGTCGTGGCCACGGACGCGCGGCGCAAGGAGGTCTACTGGGCGCGGTACGACGGCTCCCGCACGAGGACCGGCGAGCCCGCGGTCGACCGGCCCGCCGAGATCGCCGAGCAGGTCGCGGGGCTCCCCGCGGTCGGCGCCGGCGCCGTGCTGTACCCAGAGGTCTTCACGGACGCCCGCGGCCCCGAGCACCAGTCGGCGGCCGCCCTCGCCGCGCTGGCCGCCGAGCGGCTGGCCGCCGGCGAGGAACTCCTGCCGCCGCGGCCGCTGTACCTGCGCCGCCCGGACGCCCAGGTGCCCAAGAACTACAAGGTGGTCACACCGCAGTGA
- a CDS encoding THUMP-like domain-containing protein, with translation MASHPVSATRPGTPDSAARPHTIPRAADNGRVNDTGSPSPLAPLLTPEGQSLLAALRDYDPGQELGVATRLRRDHPAELVSAALTQARLRQRAVAKFGAEDAYRMYFTPNGVEQSTRASVAAHRAARFAELGVRSVADLCCGIGGDAIALARAGISVLAVDRDPFTADVARANAEALGLDPLIEVRRTDVTEVDTSSHDAVFVDPARRAGRGGRGPKGGSGRIFDPEAYSPPLSWAVGAARTARFAALKIAPGVPHEAIPEDAEAEWISDHGDVKEAVLWFGTAPGARRATLLPSGAALVGRGLPDPRVRKTGRYLYEPDGAVIRAHLVAEVAEELDGGLLDGTIAYITADELRPTPYATAYEITDELPFNLKKLKALLREREVGTLTVKKRGSAVEPEELRRKVKPSGPNAATVFLTRVAGAPTVLIGAPAGV, from the coding sequence ATGGCGTCGCATCCTGTCAGCGCCACACGCCCCGGAACGCCCGACAGCGCCGCCCGGCCGCACACCATCCCCCGGGCGGCCGACAATGGCCGGGTGAACGACACCGGCTCGCCCTCCCCGCTCGCCCCTCTGCTCACCCCCGAGGGGCAGTCCCTCCTCGCCGCCCTGCGCGACTACGACCCGGGACAGGAGCTGGGCGTCGCCACCCGGCTGCGCCGCGACCATCCGGCCGAGCTGGTCTCGGCGGCACTGACGCAGGCGCGGCTGAGACAGCGGGCGGTGGCGAAGTTCGGCGCGGAGGACGCGTACCGGATGTACTTCACGCCCAACGGCGTGGAGCAGTCGACGAGGGCGTCCGTCGCCGCCCACCGCGCCGCCCGGTTCGCGGAACTCGGCGTACGGAGTGTGGCGGATCTCTGCTGCGGGATCGGCGGGGACGCGATCGCGCTCGCCCGTGCCGGGATCTCCGTACTGGCCGTGGACCGCGACCCGTTCACCGCCGACGTCGCCCGCGCCAACGCCGAGGCGCTGGGGCTGGACCCGCTGATCGAGGTCCGCCGGACCGATGTCACCGAGGTCGACACCTCCTCCCACGACGCCGTCTTCGTCGACCCCGCCCGCCGCGCCGGCCGGGGCGGGCGAGGGCCGAAGGGCGGCAGTGGCCGGATCTTCGACCCGGAGGCCTACTCCCCGCCGCTGTCCTGGGCCGTCGGCGCCGCCCGCACGGCCCGGTTCGCGGCGCTCAAGATCGCGCCGGGGGTCCCGCACGAGGCGATTCCCGAGGACGCCGAGGCCGAGTGGATCTCCGACCACGGGGACGTGAAGGAGGCCGTGCTCTGGTTCGGCACCGCGCCCGGCGCCCGCCGCGCCACTCTCCTGCCGTCCGGCGCCGCGCTGGTCGGGCGCGGGCTGCCGGACCCCCGCGTACGGAAGACCGGCCGCTACCTCTACGAGCCCGACGGCGCCGTCATCCGCGCCCATCTCGTCGCGGAGGTCGCCGAGGAGCTCGACGGCGGTCTGCTCGACGGGACGATCGCCTACATCACGGCCGACGAACTGCGCCCGACGCCGTACGCGACGGCGTACGAGATCACCGACGAACTCCCGTTCAACCTCAAGAAGCTGAAGGCCCTGCTGCGCGAACGGGAGGTCGGCACGCTCACCGTGAAGAAGCGCGGATCGGCGGTCGAACCCGAGGAGCTGCGCCGCAAGGTGAAGCCGAGCGGGCCGAACGCGGCCACGGTCTTCCTGACCCGGGTGGCCGGCGCGCCCACCGTGCTCATCGGAGCCCCGGCGGGCGTCTGA
- a CDS encoding L,D-transpeptidase → MAGLTAAALAVVAFLAYQASANVPANLEKPAAAAPSPRPSEAAKGPRKDPLAVPTGSGKGVRVVYSLSERRVWLVGAGQLTQTFPVVPSTLSPRPGTYEVTSRSGRIEGSDGVEIEHVVRFAKVDDVSIGFSAAVDGSMTSPAPGRKTGGVRMKRADGDAMWTFATIGSKVVVVP, encoded by the coding sequence GTGGCCGGGCTCACCGCTGCGGCCCTCGCCGTCGTCGCGTTCCTCGCCTACCAGGCTTCCGCGAACGTGCCGGCGAACCTGGAGAAGCCCGCCGCGGCCGCCCCCAGCCCGCGCCCCTCGGAGGCCGCCAAGGGACCGCGGAAGGACCCGCTGGCCGTCCCCACGGGGTCCGGAAAGGGCGTGCGGGTCGTCTACTCGCTGTCCGAGCGCCGGGTCTGGCTGGTCGGCGCGGGGCAGCTCACCCAGACGTTCCCCGTCGTGCCCAGCACGCTCAGCCCGCGGCCCGGCACGTACGAGGTGACGTCGCGCAGCGGCCGGATCGAGGGCTCGGACGGGGTGGAGATCGAGCACGTCGTGCGGTTCGCCAAGGTCGACGACGTGTCGATCGGATTCAGCGCCGCCGTGGACGGGTCGATGACGAGCCCCGCCCCGGGCCGTAAGACCGGCGGCGTACGGATGAAGCGGGCGGACGGCGACGCCATGTGGACGTTCGCGACGATCGGCTCGAAGGTCGTCGTCGTCCCGTAG
- the tsaD gene encoding tRNA (adenosine(37)-N6)-threonylcarbamoyltransferase complex transferase subunit TsaD, which produces MADEPLVLGIETSCDETGVGIVRGTTLLADAIASSVDEHARFGGVVPEVASRAHLEAMVPTVERALKEAGVSARDLDGIAVTAGPGLAGALLVGVSAAKAYAYALGKPLYGVNHLASHICVDQLEHGPLPEPTMALLVSGGHSSLLLAPDITTDVRPMGATIDDAAGEAFDKIARVLNLGFPGGPVIDRLAKEGDPEAIAFPRGLTGPRDPAYDFSFSGLKTAVARWIEAKRNAGEEVPVRDVAASFQEAVVDVLTRKAVRACKDEGVDHLMIGGGVAANSRLRAMAEERCERAGIRLRVPRPKLCTDNGAMVAALGAEMVARNRPASDWELSADSSLPVTDPHVPGEHHHGHVHDHDHVHEISKDNLYS; this is translated from the coding sequence ATGGCTGACGAACCCCTCGTACTCGGCATCGAGACGTCCTGCGACGAGACCGGTGTCGGCATCGTCCGCGGGACGACGCTCCTCGCCGATGCCATCGCCTCGAGCGTCGACGAGCACGCGCGCTTCGGCGGGGTCGTGCCCGAGGTCGCGTCCCGCGCCCATCTGGAGGCGATGGTCCCGACCGTCGAACGCGCCCTGAAGGAGGCCGGGGTCTCGGCCAGGGACCTGGACGGCATCGCGGTCACGGCCGGCCCCGGCCTCGCGGGCGCGCTGCTCGTGGGCGTCTCCGCCGCCAAGGCGTACGCGTACGCCCTGGGCAAGCCGCTGTACGGCGTGAACCACCTCGCCTCGCACATCTGCGTCGACCAGCTGGAGCACGGTCCGCTGCCCGAGCCGACGATGGCCCTGCTGGTCTCCGGCGGCCACTCGTCGCTGCTGCTCGCGCCGGACATCACCACCGACGTACGCCCCATGGGGGCGACGATCGACGACGCGGCGGGCGAGGCGTTCGACAAGATCGCCCGGGTGCTGAACCTCGGCTTTCCCGGCGGCCCGGTCATCGACCGGCTCGCGAAGGAGGGCGACCCGGAGGCGATCGCGTTCCCGCGCGGGCTGACCGGTCCCCGCGACCCCGCGTACGACTTCTCCTTCTCCGGGCTGAAGACGGCCGTGGCCCGCTGGATCGAGGCCAAGCGCAACGCGGGCGAGGAGGTCCCCGTGCGGGACGTCGCCGCGTCCTTCCAGGAGGCCGTGGTCGACGTACTGACCCGGAAGGCCGTGCGCGCCTGCAAGGACGAGGGTGTCGACCACCTGATGATCGGCGGCGGAGTCGCCGCGAACTCCCGGCTGCGCGCGATGGCCGAGGAGCGCTGCGAGCGCGCCGGGATCCGGCTCCGTGTGCCCCGGCCGAAGCTGTGCACGGACAACGGGGCCATGGTCGCCGCTCTCGGCGCGGAGATGGTCGCCAGGAACCGGCCCGCCTCGGACTGGGAGCTGTCCGCGGACTCCTCGCTGCCGGTGACGGACCCGCACGTGCCGGGCGAGCACCACCACGGCCATGTGCACGACCACGACCACGTGCACGAGATCAGCAAGGACAACCTGTACTCATGA
- a CDS encoding ester cyclase, with protein MTFVQMIDCKTDRVDELNQLLDTWVEQTRGRRTATHSLLAQDRSDGTHVVEIVEFPSYEDAMRNSNLPETDRIFQEMVALCDGMPTFTDLEVVRDEQLHKDTCARFFTEALPGDPGLLDGLLTRDYHDHDPANSPDVIGVEALRREVAMWRDAFDFAFTLEDQIAEGDRVCTRWTWEGTHKGEFLGLAPTGRQVSMTGTTVHRLHEGLICEGWWQYDRLGLMGRLGALEM; from the coding sequence ATGACATTCGTACAGATGATCGATTGCAAAACGGATCGCGTCGACGAGCTCAACCAGCTCCTGGACACCTGGGTCGAACAGACCAGGGGCAGGCGCACCGCCACCCACAGCCTCCTCGCACAGGACCGCTCCGACGGGACCCATGTGGTGGAGATCGTCGAGTTCCCCTCCTACGAGGACGCCATGCGGAACTCGAACCTCCCCGAGACCGACCGGATCTTCCAGGAGATGGTCGCGCTGTGCGACGGCATGCCGACCTTCACGGACCTGGAGGTCGTCCGCGACGAGCAGTTGCACAAGGACACGTGCGCCCGGTTCTTCACCGAGGCCCTTCCCGGTGACCCCGGGCTCCTCGACGGACTGCTCACCCGGGACTACCACGATCACGACCCGGCCAACTCCCCGGACGTGATCGGCGTCGAGGCCCTCCGCCGCGAGGTCGCGATGTGGCGCGACGCCTTCGACTTCGCCTTCACCCTCGAGGACCAGATCGCCGAGGGAGACCGGGTCTGCACCCGCTGGACGTGGGAGGGCACCCACAAGGGCGAGTTCCTGGGCCTCGCGCCCACCGGCAGGCAGGTGTCGATGACCGGGACGACCGTCCACCGGCTCCACGAGGGCCTGATCTGCGAGGGCTGGTGGCAGTACGACCGGCTCGGGCTGATGGGCCGGCTCGGGGCACTGGAGATGTAG
- the groL gene encoding chaperonin GroEL (60 kDa chaperone family; promotes refolding of misfolded polypeptides especially under stressful conditions; forms two stacked rings of heptamers to form a barrel-shaped 14mer; ends can be capped by GroES; misfolded proteins enter the barrel where they are refolded when GroES binds) yields the protein MAKILKFDEDARRALERGVNKLADTVKVTIGPKGRNVVIDKKFGAPTITNDGVTIAREVEIEDPYENLGAQLVKEVATKTNDIAGDGTTTATVLAQALVREGLRNVAAGASPAALKKGIDAAVKAVSDELIATARPIEEKSDIAAVAALSAQDQQVGELIAEAMDKVGKDGVITVEESNTFGLELDFTEGMAFDKGYLSPYMVTDQERMEAVLDDPYILINQGKISSIQDLLPLLEKVIQAGASKPLLIIAEDVEGEALSTLVVNKIRGTFNAVAVKAPGFGDRRKAMLQDMATLTGATVIAEEVGLKLDQAGLDVLGSARRVTVTKDDTTIVDGGGSSADVAGRVNQIKAEIEATDSDWDREKLQERLAKLAGGVCVIKVGAATEVELKEKKHRLEDAISATRAAVEEGIVSGGGSALVHAVKVLDGNLGKDGDEATGVAVVRRAAVEPLRWIAENAGLEGYVITAKVAELEKGNGFNAATGEYGDLVKAGVIDPVKVTRSALENAASIASLLLTTETLVVEKKEEEPADAGHGHGHAH from the coding sequence ATGGCGAAGATCCTGAAGTTCGACGAGGACGCCCGTCGCGCCCTTGAGCGCGGCGTCAACAAGCTCGCCGACACGGTCAAGGTGACGATCGGCCCCAAGGGCCGCAACGTCGTGATCGACAAGAAGTTCGGTGCCCCCACCATCACCAACGACGGTGTCACGATCGCCCGTGAGGTCGAGATCGAGGACCCGTACGAGAACCTCGGTGCCCAGCTGGTGAAGGAGGTGGCGACGAAGACCAACGACATCGCGGGTGACGGCACCACCACCGCCACCGTGCTGGCCCAGGCGCTGGTGCGCGAGGGACTGCGCAACGTCGCCGCCGGTGCCTCCCCGGCCGCCCTGAAGAAGGGCATCGACGCCGCGGTCAAGGCCGTCTCCGACGAGCTGATCGCCACCGCGCGCCCGATCGAGGAGAAGTCCGACATCGCCGCCGTCGCCGCGCTGTCCGCCCAGGACCAGCAGGTCGGCGAGCTCATCGCCGAGGCGATGGACAAGGTCGGCAAGGACGGCGTCATCACCGTCGAGGAGTCCAACACCTTCGGTCTGGAGCTGGACTTCACCGAGGGCATGGCCTTCGACAAGGGTTACCTGTCGCCGTACATGGTGACCGACCAGGAGCGTATGGAGGCCGTCCTCGACGACCCGTACATCCTGATCAACCAGGGCAAGATCTCCTCGATCCAGGACCTGCTCCCGCTGCTGGAGAAGGTCATCCAGGCCGGCGCCTCGAAGCCGCTGCTGATCATCGCCGAGGACGTCGAGGGCGAGGCCCTGTCCACCCTCGTCGTGAACAAGATCCGCGGCACCTTCAACGCGGTCGCGGTCAAGGCCCCCGGCTTCGGTGACCGCCGCAAGGCGATGCTCCAGGACATGGCCACCCTCACCGGTGCCACCGTCATCGCCGAGGAGGTCGGCCTCAAGCTCGACCAGGCCGGTCTGGACGTGCTGGGCTCCGCCCGCCGCGTCACCGTCACCAAGGACGACACCACGATCGTCGACGGCGGCGGCAGCAGCGCGGACGTGGCCGGCCGCGTCAACCAGATCAAGGCCGAGATCGAGGCCACGGACTCCGACTGGGACCGCGAGAAGCTCCAGGAGCGCCTCGCGAAGCTGGCCGGCGGCGTGTGCGTGATCAAGGTCGGCGCCGCCACCGAGGTGGAGCTGAAGGAGAAGAAGCACCGTCTGGAGGACGCCATCTCCGCGACCCGCGCCGCGGTCGAGGAGGGCATCGTCTCCGGTGGTGGCTCCGCCCTGGTCCACGCCGTCAAGGTGCTGGACGGCAACCTCGGCAAGGACGGCGACGAGGCCACCGGTGTCGCGGTCGTGCGCCGTGCCGCCGTCGAGCCGCTGCGCTGGATCGCCGAGAACGCCGGCCTCGAGGGCTACGTCATCACCGCGAAGGTGGCGGAGCTGGAGAAGGGCAACGGCTTCAACGCCGCGACCGGCGAGTACGGCGACCTGGTGAAGGCCGGCGTCATCGACCCGGTCAAGGTCACCCGCTCCGCCCTGGAGAACGCCGCGTCGATCGCCTCCCTGCTGCTCACCACCGAGACCCTCGTGGTGGAGAAGAAGGAGGAGGAGCCGGCGGACGCGGGCCACGGCCACGGCCACGCCCACTGA